AGAGCGCCTTGGACTTAAGAAAGAGGAGCTTCTGCCTCAGGGCCATTACATCGGAAAGATAGACTACAGGGCTGTTATGGAACGCCTTAAGGACAGGCCGAACGGAAAGTATATTGACGTTACGGCAATTACCCCAACGCCGCTTGGCGAGGGGAAATCAACATCAACAATGGGCCTTGTTCAGGGCCTTGGAAAGCTCGGCAAAAGTGTAAGCGCAGCGATAAGGCAGCCTTCAGGCGGCCCTACAATGAACATCAAGGGTTCTGCGGCAGGCGGCGGGCTTGCGCAGTGTATCCCGCTGACCCCCTTCTCGCTTGGATTCACCGGCGACATCAACGCAATCATGAACGCGCACAACCTTGCTATGGTTGCTCTTACATCAAGGATGCAGCATGAACGTAATTATAATGACGAGCAGCTTATGAGGCTGAGCAACATGGAGAGGCTTGATATCGATCCTACTAAAGTTGAGATGGGATGGATAATCGATTTCTGCGCACAGTCTTTAAGAAATATAATAATCGGCATTGACGGAGTTAACGGCAATAAAGACGGCTTCCTGATGAAGTCAAAGTTCGGCATCGCTGTTTCATCAGAGGTCATGGCGATACTTTCAGTCGCAACCAGCCTGAAGGACATGCGCGAGCGCATGGGCAAGATAGTCGTTGCCTATAACAAGAAGGGCAAGCCTATCACAACTGAAGACCTTCAGGTCGCGGGAGCGATGACAGCATGGATGGTCTCTGCCTTAAATCCAAGCCTTATGCAGACCATTGAAGGCCAGCCTGTTATTGTTCATGCCGGCCCGTTTGCCAATATCGCTATCGGCCAGAGCTCTATCATCGCTGACCAGATCGGCCTTAAGCTTTCTGACTATCATGTGACAGAATCAGGATTTGGAGCTGATATAGGTTTTGAAAAGTTCTGGAACCTTAAATGCCGTTTCAGTAAACTCGTTCCTGACTGCGCGGTTGTAGTCGCAACTATCAGGGCTCTTAAATGCCACGGCGGAGCGCCGGTCCCTGTTCCTGGCAAGGCAATGCCTATAGAATACAGCACTGAGAATGTCGGCTGGGTTGAAAAAGGCTGCGGAAATCTTCTCCATCACATTAAGAATGTCAGAAAGGCAGGCATCAGCCCTGTTGTATGTATAAACGCATTTTACT
The sequence above is a segment of the Thermodesulfovibrionia bacterium genome. Coding sequences within it:
- a CDS encoding formate--tetrahydrofolate ligase — protein: MPLDPTKHKDWEIAEEAEKTMATIYEIGERLGLKKEELLPQGHYIGKIDYRAVMERLKDRPNGKYIDVTAITPTPLGEGKSTSTMGLVQGLGKLGKSVSAAIRQPSGGPTMNIKGSAAGGGLAQCIPLTPFSLGFTGDINAIMNAHNLAMVALTSRMQHERNYNDEQLMRLSNMERLDIDPTKVEMGWIIDFCAQSLRNIIIGIDGVNGNKDGFLMKSKFGIAVSSEVMAILSVATSLKDMRERMGKIVVAYNKKGKPITTEDLQVAGAMTAWMVSALNPSLMQTIEGQPVIVHAGPFANIAIGQSSIIADQIGLKLSDYHVTESGFGADIGFEKFWNLKCRFSKLVPDCAVVVATIRALKCHGGAPVPVPGKAMPIEYSTENVGWVEKGCGNLLHHIKNVRKAGISPVVCINAFYSDTDAEIAKVRELVEAAGAKVALSKHWEKGGAGAIEFAEAVVAACEEKNDFKFLYELDQPVKERIELIAKEVYGADGVEYSPEAEVALARIQKDPELSKLGLCMVKTHLSLSDNPALKGVPTGWKLKIREVLTYGGAQFIVPVAGAISLMPGTSSNPAFKRVDVDTETGKVQGVF